One genomic window of Quercus robur chromosome 6, dhQueRobu3.1, whole genome shotgun sequence includes the following:
- the LOC126689125 gene encoding phloretin 4'-O-glucosyltransferase-like, producing the protein MLKHQQNQFVIVTYPLQGHINPAFQFAERLIRLGVHVTFFTAVGAHHRGMIKSPPPDGLSFATFSDGYDDGVVPMEDAQKQGDQIKCNGSKALTDLIVSTANKQCIVYTTFLPWVADVARELHLPSALLWIQPAMVFDIYYYYYNGFADVIGNDSDDRPSCSVQLPGLPLLATRDLPSFLLNSNPYASAPATIQTQFEVLEKESNPRVLVNTFDELEPEALKALEKLNLVAVGPLVPYAILDGRDPSNGSKNYIKWLNSKSKSSVIYVSFGSLLVLKKQQMEEIARGLLDFGRPFLWVIRAKESGEEEKLSCREELEQMGMIVPWCSQVEVLSHPSLGCFVTHCGWNSTLESLVLGVPMVAFPQWSDQGTNAKLIEDVWKTGVRVTVNKDGIVEGDEIKRCLELVVGDGERREVIKRNAKKWKELAMKAANEVGSSSYNNLKAFVDEIDEVNVVVKRV; encoded by the coding sequence ATGTTGAAGCACCAGCAAAACCAATTTGTCATAGTCACATATCCTTTACAAGGCCATATAAACCCTGCCTTCCAATTCGCAGAGCGCCTCATTCGCTTGGGAGTGCATGTCACCTTCTTCACTGCCGTTGGCGCCCACCATCGAGGCATGATCAAAAGCCCTCCTCCTGACGGCTTGTCATTCGCCACCTTCTCTGATGGCTATGATGACGGAGTTGTACCTATGGAAGATGCCCAAAAACAAGGGGATCAGATCAAGTGCAATGGCTCCAAAGCTCTCACTGACCTCATTGTCTCCACCGCCAATAAACAGTGCATAGTCTATACAACGTTTCTACCTTGGGTTGCTGACGTGGCTCGTGAGCTTCATCTTCCTTCTGCCCTTCTTTGGATTCAGCCTGCAATGGTTTTTGACATATATTACTACTATTACAATGGTTTTGCCGATGTTATTGGGAACGACAGCGATGATCGGCCCTCCTGTTCGGTACAGTTACCGGGTTTGCCATTACTCGCTACTCGTGACCTTCCCTCCTTCTTGCTTAATTCAAACCCTTATGCTTCTGCACCCGCTACAATTCAAACCCAATTTGAAGTGCTTGAAAAGGAGAGCAATCCTAGAGTTCTTGTAAATACTTTTGATGAACTAGAGCCCGAGGCTTTAAAAGCACTTGAAAAACTTAATTTGGTTGCAGTTGGACCGCTAGTTCCATATGCTATTTTGGATGGAAGAGATCCATCTAATGGCTCCAAAAATTACATCAAATGGCTCAACTCGAAGTCCAAATCATCGGTCATTTATGTTTCATTTGGAAGCTTATTGGTGTTAAAAAAGCAACAAATGGAGGAAATTGCACGCGGATTGTTGGATTTTGGGAGGCCCTTCTTGTGGGTCATAAGAGCTAAGGAAAGTGGGGAAGAAGAGAAGTTGAGTTGTAGAGAGGAATTGGAACAAATGGGAATGATAGTGCCATGGTGTTCCCAAGTGGAGGTTTTGTCACATCCTTCACTAGGATGCTTTGTGACACATTGTGGGTGGAATTCAACTTTGGAGAGTTTGGTTTTAGGGGTGCCAATGGTAGCATTTCCACAGTGGTCTGATCAAGGGACAAATGCGAAGCTAATTGAAGATGTGTGGAAGACAGGAGTGAGGGTGACAGTGAATAaggatgggattgttgaaggtGATGAGATTAAGAGATGCTTGGAACTGGTTGTGGGAGATGGAGAAAGAAGGGAAGTAATTAAAAGGAATGCCAAGAAATGGAAGGAGTTGGCTATGAAGGCTGCCAACGAAGTTGGTTCTTCTTCCTATAACAATCTCAAAGCTTTTGTGGATGAGATTGATGAAGTTAATGTTGTTGTTAAAAGAGTATAG
- the LOC126689128 gene encoding phloretin 4'-O-glucosyltransferase-like gives MLKQQQSQFVIVTYPAQGHINPAFQFAERLIRLGVHVTFFTTVGAHNRGMIKSRPPDGLSFATFSDGYDDGVVDDVEKQWDQLKRNGSKALTDLIVSTANKQCIVYTMLLPWVVDVARELHLPFALLWIQPAMVFDIYYYYYNGFADVIGNNNDDRPSYSIQLPSLPLLATRDLPSFLLASNPYALLRPKFQAQLEALEKESNPRVLVNTFDALEPEALKALEKLNLVSVGPLVPYAIFDGRDPSNGSKNYIKWLNSKSESSVIYVSFGTLLVLKKQQMEEIARGLLDCGRPFLWVIRAKESGEEEKLSCREELEQIGMILPWCSQVEVLSHPSLGCFVTHCGWNSTLESLVLGVPMVAFPQQSDQGTNAKLIEDVWKIGVRVTVNKDEIVEGDEIKRCLELVVGDGERRDAIRRNAKKWKELAMEATNEVGSSSYINLKTFVDEIGEGNLVVKSV, from the coding sequence ATGTTGAAGCAGCAGCAGAGCCAATTTGTCATAGTCACATATCCTGCGCAAGGCCATATAAACCCTGCCTTCCAATTCGCAGAACGCCTCATTCGCTTGGGAGTGCATGTCACTTTCTTCACCACCGTAGGCGCCCACAATCGAGGCATGATCAAAAGCCGTCCTCCTGACGGCTTGTCTTTTGCCACCTTCTCTGACGGCTATGATGATGGAGTTGTGGACGATGTTGAAAAACAATGGGATCAGCTCAAGCGCAATGGCTCTAAAGCTCTCACTGACCTCATTGTCTCCACTGCCAATAAACAGTGCATAGTCTACACAATGCTTCTACCCTGGGTTGTTGACGTGGCTCGTGAGCTTCATCTTCCTTTCGCCCTTCTTTGGATTCAACCTGCAATGGTTTTTGACATATACTACTACTATTACAATGGTTTTGCCGATGTTATTGGGAACAACAATGATGACCGGCCTTCCTATTCAATACAGTTACCGAGTTTGCCATTACTCGCTACTCGTGACCTTCCCTCCTTCTTGCTTGCTTCAAACCCATACGCTCTTTTACGCCCTAAATTCCAAGCCCAACTTGAAGCACTTGAAAAGGAGAGCAATCCTAGAGTTCTAGTGAATACCTTTGATGCATTAGAGCCCGAGGCTTTAAAAGCACTCGAAAAACTTAACTTGGTTTCAGTTGGACCGCTAGTTCCATATGCTATTTTTGATGGAAGAGATCCGTCTAATGGCTCCAAAAATTACATCAAATGGCTCAACTCAAAGTCTGAATCATCGGTCATTTACGTTTCATTTGGAACCTTATTGGTGTTAAAAAAGCAACAAATGGAGGAAATTGCACGTGGATTGTTGGATTGTGGGAGGCCCTTCTTATGGGTCATAAGAGCTAAGGAAAGTGGAGAAGAAGAGAAGTTGAGTTGTAGAGAGGAATTGGAACAAATAGGAATGATATTGCCATGGTGTTCCCAAGTGGAGGTTTTGTCACATCCTTCACTAGGATGCTTTGTGACACATTGTGGGTGGAATTCAACTTTGGAGAGTTTGGTTTTAGGGGTGCCAATGGTAGCATTTCCACAACAGTCTGATCAAGGGACGAATGCGAAGCTAATTGAAGATGTGTGGAAGATAGGGGTGAGGGTGACAGTGAATAAAGATGAGATTGTTGAAGGTGATGAGATTAAGAGATGTTTGGAATTGGTTGTGGGAGATGGAGAAAGAAGGGATGCAATTAGAAGGAATGCCAAGAAATGGAAGGAGTTGGCTATGGAGGCTACCAACGAAGTTGGTTCTTCTTCCTATATCAATCTCAAAACTTTTGTGGATGAGATTGGTGAAGGTAACCTCGTTGTTAAAAGTGTGTAG